The nucleotide sequence CTCAGTTAAATGATGTAAATCAGCGGGAACAGGAAGATCCAGACCAGGTCGACGAAGTGCCAGTACAGGCCGATATTTTCGACGTAATCGTTCCATTTTTTACTCAGGCGTCGGCCCTGCATCAGCACAATGATAAACAGCAGCATGCCGATCACGACGTGCAGGGCATGAAAACCGGTCAGCAGAAAGTACACCGAGGCAAACAGGTTTCCGTAAATAATGGGTTGCAGAAAATGGACTGGTGCAAGGAACGAACCATACTCGGGGTTCTCCTTCAGGGTTTTCAGCTCTTGATTCATCTCCTGCATGCTGATGGATTCGTCCAGCGCCCGTTCATTTAATTCCCGGTATTTATCTCCGAGATCAAAATAGGCCTGCAGTTCTTTTTTGCGTGCTGCAGGGGTGTCTTCGGCCGCCAGTTCTGTCTGCAACTGCTGGCGGAGTTCTTCGACGGGCGTTTCGACTTCCTCTGTTTTTTCATCGGCGACGCCGGCGATTTCCACTGATTCTTCAGGATCCGTGGGTTCTGTTTTGTCAGGCAGCTTTGCAGCAGATAACGCAATGGCCCGTTGATCTACGACGTGTTTCATTTCCCGCATGGATTTATCGATGGCCATGCGCGGGGTTTCCGGAATGTGTCCGGGGAGAATGTCGTATTTGAACTTGCCCGAATATTCATAGGCTTTGATGCCCAGGAACAGACAGGCCAGCAGCAGCGTCAGGCAGAGATAACGTCTTGCTTTGGCAAAGTTTTCGACTTTCATGCCTTCCAGCGCCAGTACGACGAAGTAGCTGGAGAGAATCAGCACAAATGTATTCAAGCCGCCGGCCCAGATTCGCAGGTGGGTGATTTCCGGATCGTCAGGCCAGCCGGGCGAACCGGCGCGGAGCACGATGTAGGCTCCGATGAAGGCCGAAAAAAACATGATTTCTGTCGCCAGGAAAAGCCACATCCCCAGTTTGGAGTGTGGTATGGGAAGCCCCATTCGATATTGTGGCGAATTACTTTCGTGACTCATTATAATCTTTCACTTTACATCGCAGACAATCAAACAGTCGTTGAATCCTGAAACGCGTGTTCGTGGATTGATCAGTTAAACAGTTGCAGTCGATCCCAGGTCAAGGTGAGTAACAGCAGCGGGAGATAAATCAGAGAGAACCAGATTAACTGGCGGGCGGTCTGGCGTGTTTCGTTTCGCAGGAAACGAATCGAGAAGGCAAGGTAGCCAATTCCCAGGACCAGCGCGACCACAGAGTAAAACGTCCCTGTCAGGGAAACATATTGAGGCAGCAGACTGACGGGGATCAGAGCGACCGCATAAATCACACACATCCAGCCGATTATGCGTGGTGCCGGATCTGCGGCGGGCAGCATTTTCAAACCTGCCTGGTGGTATTGATGACGGTACAGCCAGGCAATCGCCAGAAAGTGCGGGAACTGCCAGAAGAACATGATGGCAAAAATCGCGAAGGAAGAGGTATTCAGATTGCCTCCCGCAGCCGTCCAGCCCAGGATGGGAGGCATGGCGCCGGGGATGGCACCGATGGTGGTGCAAAGTGAGGTCACCCGTTTAAGGGGTGTGTAAACCAGCACGTAGAGCACCAGGGTCATCATCGCTAAAAAGGCAGTCAGCAGGTTGACCATGGTTGCCAGGTAAAAAATACCGGTCAGCGCGGCACCAATACCGAATACCAGAACCTCGGGCAATGAGATTTTCCCGGCAGGCAGCGGGCGATTGGCCGTGCGGGGCATCAAGGCATCACTTTTCATTTCCAGCATCTGATTCAGCGAGTTGCAGCCGACGGCAACCAGACCGATTCCCAGCAGGGCATGGATTAAAGGCAGCAGGGACCAGGAATGGGCGGAGGCCAGTGTATAACCTAATGCCACCGAGATCAGAGCCATCGTCGAAATTCTCGGTTTGATGAGTTCGAGGTAATCGCCTAACCGGGCCAGGCTGACAGGTTTGGCGGCGGTTTTCGATTCTTCGACAGCGATGTAAGATTGTTGAGTTGTAGACATTTCAAACGTTACCTTCGGCATTCGGTAAGGAATCAGTAGCAGAGAGAGATTGCTCTGACGATCTGTTTTTATTTAATTGATGGAGTCGAAAGACACGGACCGAATACAGGGCCGTGGTCATAAGTAACAGGATACCCGCAATCAGGTGTGTGGTGCGAAACAACGACTGTTGCAGGGAACCGGGTTCTCCAACGATCCCGGCAGCAGGAAGCCCAAATCGTGTCAGCCAGGCACCAATGCCGAGCATGATCTGGAAAATACCGAGATGCAGCATGCCCATCGCCGGTCGTTTCAACCATTTGATACCTGTTTTGCGAGCACTGCGAAATTCAATGATCACAAAGATCAAAACCACAATCGCAAAGCTCATGTGAGGATGCAGTCCCATTTTGAAGTGGCTGAGGAATCCTCCCAGGAAATACTGAAAGAGGACGAGCAGCGGCACTGTGATTGCCAGGCGGCGACCATATCCAGCAGCAAGTTCAGGGGGATTATTGCTGTTTTCGATCCAGCGTTTGCCTGTGGCCATGGTCAGGAATGACATCAGGGTAAACACGCAGGCGGCAAACAAGCCGTGTGCCATTGCCAGAGCTTTGCTGTTTTCAGTAACTCGGGTACCCCCCAGAATTCCCTGGATAATCACACAGACCAGCACGGCGATTGCGACATTGCGAATCCATTTTTGTGATTCGACTTTAAAGGCCACTATGACCAGTATGATGGATAAGAAGCCGACCAGCGTTCCCAGGAGTCGATGCACATGCTCGAAAAATTTATCCGTAGGGAGACCGAACACAGGATACGTAAACATATTTTGTCCGTCGGAACTCGGCCAGCCATCTACTGCCATGCCATAGTCCTTGGTGGTCACATGCCCGCCCATAATCATCAGAGGCAGCGTGGCGATTGCAGTCGCCAGGGCCAGTCTGAAAAGCCAGGGATGATACTGTTGCTGGTTCATTGGGATAACTTTTGGTTAACGTTTCAATTTACACTGAGGTTTCGGTATCGGTAGACGTGTGATTTGCCGGCGGCTCACATTTCTGTTCTGTCTGCATCAGAAAATCTTTATCGCCATTCACGACGGCATATTCATTGGGTCCGTGATAGACCATCGGTACAAAATCGAAGTTTCCATGTCCTGGAGGGGACGGAGCCGCCCATTCCAGCGTCGTCGCATTCCAGGGATTTCGACCTGCTTTGGGGCCAAAGAACATGCTGTAGAAGATGTTGATGAACAGCAGGATCTGGGCAGCACCCATGATGATGGCAGAAATGGTCATGAACTGATTCATCGGCAGCAGGTGCTCGAGGTAACCGTGCAGGTAAGGGTCGGCATAGCGGCGGGGCATGCCCTGCATTCCCAGGAAGTGCATCGGGAAAAATGTGCCGTTGGCACCGATGAAAGTCAGCACGAAGTGCGTTTTACCCAGTTTTTCATTCATCATCCGGCCGAACATTTTCGGGAACCAGAACTGGATTCCGGCGAAGACACCAAACAGGGTGGCACCGAACAGAATGTAATGGAAGTGGGCGACAATGAAGTAGGTGTCATGGAAATAGACGTCCACGGGGACAGCCGCCATGAAGATACCGCTGAGCCCGCCGACGATAAACATTGAAAGGAAGGCAATGCAGTTCAGCGTGACCGTATTGAATTCCAGCTTCCCACCCCAGATCGTTGCGGTCCAGTTGAAGGTTTTGATTGCGGAGGGGAGCGCGATCATCATGGTGGAGACCATGAACGCCATCCCGACGGCAGGGTTCATGCCGCTGGTAAACATGTGGTGCCCCCAGACGATGAATCCGAGGCTGGCGATGGCAGACATGGAGAAGACCATCGGCTTATAACCGAACAGCGGTTTCCGACACATGCAGCTCAGCATGTCGGACACCATACCCATAATCGGGAGCAGCATAATATAAACCGCGGGATGAGAGTAAAACCAGAACAGGTGCTGCCAGAGTAAAGGCTGTCCGCCTCCCACCGTAGGCGCGGCGTTATTGATGACCAGTCCGGAAGGATAGAAGAAACAGGTTCCGAATAATCGGTCGGCAACCTGCATGAATCCGCCGGCGGTCAGAACGGGAAGTGCAAACGCCTGCAGAATGGCCGTGATAAACAGTCCCCAGATGGTCATGGGCAACCGAAAGAAGGTCATGCCGGGAGCACGCATATTGATGATGGTCGTCATGTAGTTGATTGAGCCCATCATTGAAGAGAACCCGACAAAGGTCACTCCCAGCAGCCAGTATGTCTGCGCGGTTCCCGAGCCCGGGGCCGCTTGCGCCAGATCAGCGAGTACCGGGTACGAGGTCCAGCCTGCTGCCGGACCGCCTGCGTACTTGAAACTCATGCCGAAGCAGGCGATTGCCGGCCACATGAACCAGTAACTCAACATGTTCAGTTTGGGAAATGCCATATCATCCGCGCCAATCATCAGCGGGATCAGAAAGTTTCCGAACATCCCTGCGAGGATGGGGATGATCACCAGGAAGATCATCACGGTGGCATGCATGGTAAACAGCATCGTGTAAAATTCCGGTGAGATCTGTCCGCCTTCCGCGGCAAACAGCCATGGCCCGACAATCGGCATCGATTCCCAGGGGAACGCCAGCTGCCAGCGGACTGCCAGGGCAAGTGCACCGCCGACAATCATCATCAGCAATGTGGTAAACAGGAACTGGATCGCGATGATTTTATGGTCAGTTGAAAAAATGTACTTCGTGATGAAGTTTCCCGGCCCGTGATGCTCCTGGGGAGTCAGAATCGGTTGCAGTCCGGTGGGGGAGGGATTCAAAACACTCATTACTCGGCGGCCTCACTCTCTGAGCCGTTTTCGTTGGCGGCAATTTTTCCCAGTCCATCATAGGATTGCTGCTGGGTCAGGTTTTTCAGATAAGCCTGGTATTCTGCTTCGGGTTGCACGATCACGTGGGCTTTCATTTTGTAATGGCCCCAGCCACACAGTTCCGCACAGACCAGATCGTAAACGCCGGGCTTGTTGGCTTCGAACCAGACGGGAATCTGCAGGCCGGGCAGGGCATCCTGTTTGATCCGCAAAGCGGGCAGGAAGAACGAGTGCTGCACATCGTCGCTGCGCAGCTGGATCAGTACCGGTTTGCCGAAGGGGACGTGCAGTTCATTGACGGTATAAAGGTCATCGGGCTGTGGTTTGGGCTGAAGTTGTTTCCCGATGGCAGGATAACGGAAACGCCATTCAAACTGGCGCGCGGTGACTTCTGCCAGGGGATCTTTGACAGCGGCTTCCGGGTAGTGATTTTTAAAGCGAAAGTCCGCCCAGAGGTTCATCTGGTAGAGGGCCAGAAATAACAGGATGGCACCGGGGATGATACTCCAGATGAGTTCCAGTTTATGGTTACCGTGTATGTACTGGGCTCGCTCATCACGATTATTGGCACTACGCCAGAGAGCATAGACAAGGACTGCCTGCGTACCGACGAACACAAGTGCCGTGATGGCCAGAATTAAATAAAACAGGCTATCGATACGGATTCCCAGGTTACTGGCGGCTTGCGCATTGTCGTAGGGAAAAGACCAGCCAATCAATGGAGCTGCCGCGCAGGACACGACTGCGGCAACAGGCCAGAACAGAAAAAATAAACACCATCCTTTACCCACGAAAGGTCTCCCGTTTGGTCTTTGATTGAGAATTCAATTGGTTGTCTTAAATGAGTTCAGATACAAAATAGTCAGCAACACGGATCGAAGTGATTACTTGCTGTAAGGCAGGCTCATCACATAGTTGACCAGATCCCAGCGTTCTTCATCTGTCAACGCAGAGGGGCCAAAGGCTGGCATCGGCGTACCCTTGATGCCGGCAAAGATCCGCCGATAAATGT is from Gimesia maris and encodes:
- a CDS encoding cytochrome c oxidase subunit 3, with product MSHESNSPQYRMGLPIPHSKLGMWLFLATEIMFFSAFIGAYIVLRAGSPGWPDDPEITHLRIWAGGLNTFVLILSSYFVVLALEGMKVENFAKARRYLCLTLLLACLFLGIKAYEYSGKFKYDILPGHIPETPRMAIDKSMREMKHVVDQRAIALSAAKLPDKTEPTDPEESVEIAGVADEKTEEVETPVEELRQQLQTELAAEDTPAARKKELQAYFDLGDKYRELNERALDESISMQEMNQELKTLKENPEYGSFLAPVHFLQPIIYGNLFASVYFLLTGFHALHVVIGMLLFIIVLMQGRRLSKKWNDYVENIGLYWHFVDLVWIFLFPLIYII
- the cyoE gene encoding heme o synthase, with amino-acid sequence MSTTQQSYIAVEESKTAAKPVSLARLGDYLELIKPRISTMALISVALGYTLASAHSWSLLPLIHALLGIGLVAVGCNSLNQMLEMKSDALMPRTANRPLPAGKISLPEVLVFGIGAALTGIFYLATMVNLLTAFLAMMTLVLYVLVYTPLKRVTSLCTTIGAIPGAMPPILGWTAAGGNLNTSSFAIFAIMFFWQFPHFLAIAWLYRHQYHQAGLKMLPAADPAPRIIGWMCVIYAVALIPVSLLPQYVSLTGTFYSVVALVLGIGYLAFSIRFLRNETRQTARQLIWFSLIYLPLLLLTLTWDRLQLFN
- the coxB gene encoding cytochrome c oxidase subunit II, whose amino-acid sequence is MGKGWCLFFLFWPVAAVVSCAAAPLIGWSFPYDNAQAASNLGIRIDSLFYLILAITALVFVGTQAVLVYALWRSANNRDERAQYIHGNHKLELIWSIIPGAILLFLALYQMNLWADFRFKNHYPEAAVKDPLAEVTARQFEWRFRYPAIGKQLQPKPQPDDLYTVNELHVPFGKPVLIQLRSDDVQHSFFLPALRIKQDALPGLQIPVWFEANKPGVYDLVCAELCGWGHYKMKAHVIVQPEAEYQAYLKNLTQQQSYDGLGKIAANENGSESEAAE
- a CDS encoding cytochrome c oxidase subunit I produces the protein MSVLNPSPTGLQPILTPQEHHGPGNFITKYIFSTDHKIIAIQFLFTTLLMMIVGGALALAVRWQLAFPWESMPIVGPWLFAAEGGQISPEFYTMLFTMHATVMIFLVIIPILAGMFGNFLIPLMIGADDMAFPKLNMLSYWFMWPAIACFGMSFKYAGGPAAGWTSYPVLADLAQAAPGSGTAQTYWLLGVTFVGFSSMMGSINYMTTIINMRAPGMTFFRLPMTIWGLFITAILQAFALPVLTAGGFMQVADRLFGTCFFYPSGLVINNAAPTVGGGQPLLWQHLFWFYSHPAVYIMLLPIMGMVSDMLSCMCRKPLFGYKPMVFSMSAIASLGFIVWGHHMFTSGMNPAVGMAFMVSTMMIALPSAIKTFNWTATIWGGKLEFNTVTLNCIAFLSMFIVGGLSGIFMAAVPVDVYFHDTYFIVAHFHYILFGATLFGVFAGIQFWFPKMFGRMMNEKLGKTHFVLTFIGANGTFFPMHFLGMQGMPRRYADPYLHGYLEHLLPMNQFMTISAIIMGAAQILLFINIFYSMFFGPKAGRNPWNATTLEWAAPSPPGHGNFDFVPMVYHGPNEYAVVNGDKDFLMQTEQKCEPPANHTSTDTETSV
- a CDS encoding COX15/CtaA family protein, encoding MNQQQYHPWLFRLALATAIATLPLMIMGGHVTTKDYGMAVDGWPSSDGQNMFTYPVFGLPTDKFFEHVHRLLGTLVGFLSIILVIVAFKVESQKWIRNVAIAVLVCVIIQGILGGTRVTENSKALAMAHGLFAACVFTLMSFLTMATGKRWIENSNNPPELAAGYGRRLAITVPLLVLFQYFLGGFLSHFKMGLHPHMSFAIVVLIFVIIEFRSARKTGIKWLKRPAMGMLHLGIFQIMLGIGAWLTRFGLPAAGIVGEPGSLQQSLFRTTHLIAGILLLMTTALYSVRVFRLHQLNKNRSSEQSLSATDSLPNAEGNV